The proteins below are encoded in one region of Streptomyces marianii:
- a CDS encoding nitroreductase family deazaflavin-dependent oxidoreductase gives MRTGIRMVRKISSTRAFARLAPHVIPAMDRAVHRITRGRVLPSARMLPGLVLTAHGARTGLPRRTPLACLPEEATGTWILVGSNFGRPGHPAWTGNLLAHPEAEISWRGGDVPVRAELLTGEERAAAWGAALVFWPPYATYQARTDREIRLFRLTRRNTAAD, from the coding sequence ATGCGCACCGGGATCCGCATGGTCCGGAAGATCTCGTCGACCCGCGCCTTCGCTCGGCTCGCCCCGCATGTCATCCCCGCCATGGACCGGGCCGTCCACCGGATCACCCGGGGCAGGGTGCTGCCCAGCGCACGGATGCTGCCCGGGCTCGTGCTGACCGCGCACGGCGCGAGGACCGGCCTTCCGCGCCGCACACCACTCGCGTGCCTGCCGGAGGAGGCGACCGGCACCTGGATCCTCGTCGGCTCCAACTTCGGCCGGCCGGGCCACCCGGCGTGGACGGGCAATCTGCTCGCGCACCCCGAGGCGGAGATCAGCTGGCGGGGCGGGGACGTGCCGGTCCGGGCGGAACTGCTGACCGGCGAGGAACGCGCGGCAGCCTGGGGCGCGGCGCTCGTGTTCTGGCCTCCGTACGCGACGTACCAGGCGAGGACCGACAGGGAGATCCGGCTGTTCCGGCTGACACGGCGGAACACCGCGGCGGACTGA
- a CDS encoding TetR family transcriptional regulator yields the protein MTGQVRTVDGRVAGRRGQATRQKLLDCLSEMLSSSPYRDVKVIDVARKAGTSPATFYQYFPDVEGAVLELAEEMATEGAALTDLVAGRSWVGKAGWQTAEQLVEGFLDFWRRHDAILRVVDLGAAEGDKRFYKLRMKILNSVTNSLADGVKELQSKGKVDKDVSPMAVSGSLVAMLASVASHQKGFQTWGVKQAELRPNLALLVHLGITGRKPTK from the coding sequence ATGACAGGACAAGTACGCACTGTCGACGGCCGGGTCGCCGGCCGTCGCGGACAGGCGACGCGGCAGAAGCTGCTCGACTGTCTCAGCGAGATGCTCAGCTCCTCGCCGTACCGGGACGTCAAGGTCATCGATGTGGCCCGGAAAGCGGGGACCTCGCCCGCGACCTTCTACCAGTACTTCCCCGACGTCGAGGGCGCGGTCCTCGAACTCGCGGAGGAAATGGCCACGGAGGGCGCCGCGTTGACGGACCTGGTCGCGGGCCGGTCCTGGGTCGGCAAGGCTGGCTGGCAGACCGCGGAGCAACTCGTCGAGGGATTCCTCGACTTCTGGCGCAGACACGACGCGATCCTCCGCGTGGTGGACCTCGGCGCGGCCGAGGGCGACAAACGTTTCTACAAGCTCCGCATGAAGATCCTGAACTCGGTCACCAACTCCCTTGCGGACGGGGTGAAGGAGCTCCAGTCCAAGGGCAAGGTCGACAAGGACGTCAGCCCGATGGCGGTGTCGGGTTCGCTGGTCGCGATGCTGGCCTCGGTGGCCTCGCACCAGAAGGGCTTCCAGACCTGGGGCGTCAAACAGGCCGAACTCAGGCCGAACCTGGCACTGTTGGTGCACCTGGGCATCACGGGCAGGAAGCCGACGAAGTAG
- a CDS encoding outer membrane protein assembly factor BamB family protein, whose protein sequence is MEQLTQHDPRRIGPFEVLGRLGAGGMGLVYLARSASGRRVAIKTVRTELAEDQLFRVRFTREVEAARAVSGFYTAAVVDADPRAAVPWLATAYVPAPSLEEIVNECGPMPAQAVRWLAAGIAEALQSIHGAGLVHRDLKPSNVLVVEDGPRVIDFGIASGVSNTRLTMTNVAVGTPAYMSPEQARDSRSVTGASDVFSLGSTLVFAATGHAPYHGANPVETVFMLLREGPDLAGLPDELRPLIESCMQMDAALRPSPEDLQAQLAPHLFSSGGDDSGTASAWLPGRAVSLIEDRRGGRLPGTGGPAARPRPHTPPVPPRPEHAPAARHTGGPDPRNTAPVRPQHAPPGPDHGPVRLPGAKVPIGPGPRAAADARAAAVDAGPATGWVRPPGGEVATNAMTAAPPVPAPTTPPDTGPARWRPWRFRMSNDVWGTPVVDGGLLYVTSFEVHALDVASGRRQFKTRDVAWAMAVHGGRIHASDGPTLYALDANDGGERWRAQTDAWVYSLKAARGTVVTATRGGGVQGWEASNGEKLWEITGAQSDFETPEAGPALCDDTVYVWRNARLQALDARTGTERWSYPVGDAASCGGAPVRVTQAPDGCTYLAAGTRVLCVDTITGHVRWHFEAPAVFLSPPAFAPGPAVTGGGVYLADYLGTVYALDATTGKDRWRIATEARQSVEPVLVADGSIHVGSGSALYTLDAVTGTPRWRFAAGGEVTGSPVVADGRIHFGSADHVLYTLDAAGGQLRWKLATGGEITGSPVARNGVVYACSKDRCVYALDAAKGTATGRTTAPR, encoded by the coding sequence GTGGAGCAGCTGACGCAGCACGACCCGAGGCGGATCGGCCCCTTCGAGGTGCTGGGACGGCTCGGAGCCGGCGGCATGGGGCTGGTCTATCTCGCACGGTCGGCGTCCGGCCGGCGCGTGGCGATCAAAACGGTGCGCACGGAGCTCGCCGAGGACCAACTGTTCCGCGTCCGCTTCACCCGCGAGGTCGAAGCGGCACGAGCGGTCTCCGGCTTCTACACCGCAGCCGTCGTGGACGCCGACCCGCGCGCCGCCGTGCCCTGGCTCGCCACCGCCTACGTCCCCGCCCCCTCCCTCGAGGAAATAGTGAACGAGTGCGGGCCCATGCCCGCCCAGGCGGTCCGCTGGCTCGCGGCCGGAATCGCCGAGGCCCTCCAGTCCATCCACGGCGCGGGCCTGGTCCACCGCGACCTCAAGCCGTCCAACGTCCTCGTCGTCGAGGACGGCCCCCGCGTGATCGACTTCGGCATCGCGTCAGGCGTCTCCAACACCCGCCTCACCATGACCAACGTCGCCGTCGGCACCCCCGCCTACATGTCGCCCGAACAGGCCCGCGACTCCCGCAGCGTCACCGGCGCCAGCGACGTCTTCTCCCTCGGCTCCACCCTCGTCTTCGCCGCCACCGGACACGCCCCCTACCACGGCGCCAACCCCGTCGAAACCGTCTTCATGCTCCTGCGCGAAGGCCCCGACCTGGCCGGACTCCCCGACGAACTGCGCCCCCTCATCGAATCCTGCATGCAGATGGACGCCGCCCTCCGGCCCAGCCCCGAAGACCTCCAGGCACAACTCGCACCCCACCTGTTCTCCTCCGGCGGCGACGACAGCGGCACCGCCTCCGCCTGGCTGCCCGGCCGCGCCGTCTCCCTCATCGAAGACCGCCGCGGCGGACGACTGCCCGGCACCGGCGGCCCCGCAGCCCGGCCCCGCCCCCACACACCCCCCGTACCCCCCAGGCCCGAACACGCCCCCGCCGCCCGGCACACCGGCGGACCCGACCCCCGCAACACCGCGCCCGTCCGCCCCCAACACGCCCCGCCCGGCCCCGACCACGGCCCCGTCCGGCTGCCCGGCGCCAAGGTCCCCATCGGCCCCGGCCCCCGCGCCGCAGCCGACGCCCGCGCCGCCGCCGTCGACGCCGGCCCCGCCACCGGCTGGGTCCGCCCGCCCGGCGGAGAAGTCGCCACCAACGCCATGACCGCCGCCCCGCCCGTACCCGCACCCACCACACCCCCGGACACCGGCCCCGCACGCTGGCGCCCCTGGCGCTTCCGCATGTCCAACGACGTCTGGGGCACCCCCGTCGTCGACGGCGGCCTCCTCTACGTCACCTCCTTCGAGGTACACGCCCTCGACGTCGCCAGCGGCCGCCGCCAGTTCAAGACCCGCGACGTCGCCTGGGCCATGGCCGTCCACGGCGGACGCATCCACGCCTCCGACGGACCCACCCTCTACGCCCTCGACGCCAACGACGGCGGCGAACGCTGGCGGGCCCAGACCGACGCCTGGGTCTACTCCCTCAAAGCCGCCCGCGGCACCGTCGTCACCGCCACCCGCGGCGGCGGCGTCCAGGGCTGGGAAGCCTCCAACGGCGAAAAACTCTGGGAGATCACCGGAGCCCAGAGCGACTTCGAAACCCCCGAAGCCGGACCCGCGCTCTGCGACGACACCGTCTACGTATGGCGCAACGCCCGCCTCCAGGCCCTCGACGCCCGCACCGGCACCGAACGCTGGTCCTACCCCGTCGGCGACGCCGCCTCCTGCGGCGGCGCACCCGTACGCGTCACCCAAGCCCCCGACGGCTGCACCTACCTCGCCGCCGGCACCCGCGTCCTGTGCGTCGACACCATCACCGGCCACGTGCGATGGCACTTCGAAGCCCCGGCGGTCTTCCTCTCCCCACCCGCCTTCGCCCCCGGCCCCGCCGTCACCGGCGGCGGCGTCTACCTCGCCGACTACCTCGGCACCGTCTACGCCCTCGACGCCACCACCGGGAAGGACCGCTGGCGCATCGCCACCGAGGCCCGCCAGTCCGTCGAACCCGTGCTCGTCGCCGACGGCAGCATCCACGTCGGCAGCGGCAGCGCCCTCTACACCCTCGACGCCGTCACCGGCACCCCCAGATGGAGGTTCGCCGCCGGCGGCGAGGTCACCGGCAGCCCCGTCGTCGCCGACGGCCGTATCCACTTCGGCTCAGCCGACCACGTGCTCTACACCCTCGACGCGGCCGGCGGACAACTCCGCTGGAAACTCGCCACCGGCGGCGAGATCACCGGCTCACCCGTCGCCCGCAACGGCGTCGTCTACGCCTGCTCCAAGGACCGCTGCGTCTACGCCCTCGACGCCGCCAAGGGAACCGCCACCGGCCGCACCACCGCCCCCCGGTAA
- a CDS encoding enoyl-CoA hydratase/isomerase family protein has translation MPGSGVRVEQDEESGVALVTLDRPGRHNAVDLSMAEELSGVWRGFRFDDSVRAVVVTGAGGKAFCTGVDRSAVVPQPASPYSVDDPLVRIGPKANDLWKPVVAAVRGLACGGAFYLLGEAEFLVAAEDAVFFDPHTTYGMVSAYESVYMAMRMPFGEVARTALMGTAERLSARRAYETGLVSELTPPGEEVEAAVRCAEVIASYPTEAVQGTVRAVWSAKEAVRAQALAHAPQLVTLGNLPPERQAELFAARRPGFRLR, from the coding sequence ATGCCGGGGTCCGGCGTGCGGGTGGAGCAGGATGAGGAGTCCGGGGTCGCCCTCGTCACCCTCGACCGGCCGGGTCGGCACAACGCCGTCGACCTGTCCATGGCGGAGGAACTGTCCGGTGTCTGGCGCGGGTTCCGCTTCGACGACTCCGTGCGCGCGGTGGTGGTCACCGGCGCCGGCGGGAAGGCGTTCTGCACCGGCGTCGACCGGTCCGCCGTCGTGCCCCAGCCGGCGTCACCGTACTCGGTGGACGATCCGCTGGTGCGGATCGGGCCGAAGGCGAACGACCTGTGGAAACCGGTGGTCGCCGCGGTGCGCGGGCTGGCGTGCGGCGGCGCGTTCTACCTGCTCGGTGAGGCGGAGTTCCTGGTCGCCGCCGAGGACGCCGTGTTCTTCGACCCGCACACCACGTACGGCATGGTCAGTGCGTACGAGTCGGTGTACATGGCGATGCGGATGCCGTTCGGGGAGGTGGCCAGGACGGCGCTGATGGGCACGGCCGAGCGGCTGTCGGCTCGGCGGGCGTACGAGACCGGGCTGGTCAGCGAGTTGACCCCGCCCGGCGAGGAGGTGGAGGCGGCGGTGCGCTGCGCGGAGGTGATCGCCTCGTATCCGACGGAGGCGGTGCAGGGGACGGTCCGTGCGGTGTGGTCGGCGAAGGAGGCGGTCCGCGCGCAGGCGCTGGCGCACGCGCCGCAGTTGGTGACGCTGGGGAACCTGCCGCCGGAGCGGCAGGCGGAGCTGTTCGCCGCGCGCCGGCCGGGGTTCCGGTTGCGCTGA
- a CDS encoding Zn-ribbon domain-containing OB-fold protein: protein MTDSDTGYLTPVIDEDGAPFWEYAARGQLRVQACASCDELRFPPRPCCPRCQSFDSTWRRMSGRGRIWSYVLPHPPLLPGYAEQAPYNAVVVELADAPHIRLVGNVVASADAPLNSVDPERLRVGAPVRVAFTVAGGGVTVPRWLLER from the coding sequence ATGACAGATTCTGATACCGGGTATCTGACACCCGTCATCGACGAGGACGGCGCTCCCTTCTGGGAGTACGCCGCCCGAGGACAGCTCCGCGTCCAGGCCTGCGCCTCCTGCGACGAGCTGCGCTTCCCTCCCCGCCCCTGCTGCCCCCGCTGCCAGTCCTTCGACAGCACCTGGCGACGCATGAGCGGCCGCGGCCGGATCTGGTCGTACGTCCTGCCTCACCCCCCGCTGCTCCCCGGCTACGCCGAGCAGGCCCCGTACAACGCGGTCGTCGTCGAGCTCGCGGACGCCCCCCACATCCGGCTGGTCGGGAACGTCGTGGCCTCCGCCGACGCCCCGCTGAACTCGGTCGACCCGGAGCGGCTGCGCGTCGGTGCCCCGGTGCGGGTGGCGTTCACGGTGGCGGGTGGCGGGGTGACCGTGCCGCGCTGGCTGCTGGAGCGGTGA
- a CDS encoding lipid-transfer protein, whose protein sequence is MATLKDSTAIAGIGQTAFAKHLPGSEKTLACRAILAALDDAGVSPAEVDAFASYTMEETDEVEIAKAIGAGDVTFFSKAGYGGGGSCATVAHLAAAIATGQAGVGVAWRSRKRGSGPRPWKNTSVQLPTPGQWTRPFGLLRPADEIGMLTRRYMHEYGATRDHLFNVALACRNRANQNPAAIMYERPLTREMYMTARWISEPLCLFDNCLETDGALACVVVSAERARDCRHRPVYIHSVAQGLPAQHHGMVNYWNDDPLTGPAWTAARQLWKTADLAPQDVDVAQIYDAFTPLIPLSLEGYGFCGRGEGGPFTEGGALEIGGRLPLNTGGGGLSEAYVHGFNLINEGVKQLRGVSTAQVPDASTCLVTAGEGVPTSALLLRG, encoded by the coding sequence ATGGCGACCCTCAAGGACTCGACCGCGATAGCCGGAATCGGGCAGACCGCCTTCGCGAAACACCTCCCCGGATCCGAGAAGACCCTGGCCTGCCGGGCCATCCTCGCCGCCCTCGACGACGCCGGCGTGAGCCCCGCCGAGGTCGACGCCTTCGCCTCCTACACCATGGAGGAGACCGACGAGGTCGAAATCGCCAAGGCGATCGGCGCGGGGGACGTCACCTTCTTCAGCAAGGCCGGTTACGGCGGCGGCGGTTCCTGCGCGACCGTCGCCCACCTCGCCGCGGCCATCGCCACCGGGCAGGCCGGCGTCGGCGTCGCCTGGCGCTCCCGGAAGCGCGGCTCCGGGCCCCGCCCCTGGAAGAACACCTCCGTACAGCTGCCCACGCCCGGTCAGTGGACCCGGCCCTTCGGGCTGCTGCGGCCGGCGGACGAGATCGGCATGCTCACCCGGCGCTACATGCACGAGTACGGCGCCACCCGCGACCACCTCTTCAACGTCGCCCTCGCCTGCCGCAACCGCGCCAACCAGAACCCGGCCGCGATCATGTACGAGCGGCCGCTGACCCGCGAGATGTACATGACGGCACGCTGGATCAGCGAACCGCTGTGCCTCTTCGACAACTGCCTCGAGACGGACGGGGCACTGGCCTGCGTCGTCGTCAGCGCCGAGCGCGCCCGCGACTGCCGCCACCGGCCCGTCTACATCCACTCCGTCGCCCAGGGCCTGCCCGCCCAGCACCACGGCATGGTCAACTACTGGAACGACGACCCGCTGACCGGGCCCGCCTGGACCGCGGCCCGGCAGCTGTGGAAGACCGCCGACCTCGCGCCGCAGGACGTCGACGTCGCCCAGATCTACGACGCGTTCACCCCGCTGATCCCGCTGTCACTGGAGGGCTACGGCTTCTGCGGGCGCGGGGAGGGCGGGCCGTTCACCGAGGGAGGCGCCCTGGAGATCGGCGGCCGGCTCCCGCTCAACACCGGGGGCGGCGGGCTCAGCGAGGCGTACGTCCACGGCTTCAACCTGATCAACGAGGGCGTGAAGCAGTTGCGCGGCGTCTCCACGGCGCAGGTGCCGGATGCGTCGACGTGTCTGGTGACGGCGGGCGAGGGTGTCCCGACTTCGGCGTTGCTTCTGAGGGGTTGA
- a CDS encoding FadD3 family acyl-CoA ligase, whose amino-acid sequence MRGDLEWGSIPRLVRSAAERHGGREAVVEGRTRVSYAELGERVERAAAACIAAGVEPGDRVAVWAPNTLEWVVSALGAVSAGAVLVPLNTRFKGTEAAYVLARSRARLLFVTGTFLGTSYVASLRRAEVELPHLEQVVVFSDSAPEEYRSWKDFLAGGDAVPVSRVRARADAVVSSAPSDIVFTSGTTGAPKGAVITHAQTLRCYAVWAELAGLRQGDRYLIVNPFFHTFGYKAGIVACLMRGATMVPQPVFSVDTVLANIASERISVLPGPPTLHQSLLDHPARDAHDLSALRLVVTGAAVVPLRLVERLREELRIGTVLTAYGLSEASGIVTMCRRGDDPATIASTSGRAISGTEVRVKAGPGEPGEILVRGHNVMQGYFEDPVATAEAVDADGWLHTGDVGVLDAAGNLRITDRIKDMFVVGGFNAYPAEIEQLLGLHPDVADVAVIGVPDGRLGEVGKAYAVRRAGSTLTADDLIAWARREMANYKVPRSVEFVAELPRNAGGKVLKTELRARAEAHAR is encoded by the coding sequence ATGCGCGGCGACCTGGAGTGGGGCTCCATCCCGAGGCTGGTGCGGAGTGCCGCGGAACGCCACGGAGGCCGGGAGGCGGTGGTCGAGGGCCGTACCCGGGTGAGCTATGCCGAGTTGGGCGAACGTGTCGAACGTGCGGCCGCCGCCTGTATCGCCGCGGGCGTGGAACCGGGCGACCGGGTGGCCGTCTGGGCGCCGAACACGCTGGAGTGGGTCGTCTCCGCGCTGGGCGCGGTGTCGGCCGGCGCGGTGCTCGTGCCTCTCAACACCCGCTTCAAGGGCACGGAGGCGGCGTACGTCCTGGCCCGTTCCCGGGCGAGGCTGCTGTTCGTCACCGGCACGTTCCTGGGCACCTCGTACGTGGCCTCGTTGCGGCGTGCCGAGGTCGAACTGCCGCACCTGGAGCAGGTGGTGGTGTTCTCGGACAGCGCGCCGGAGGAGTACCGCAGCTGGAAGGACTTCCTCGCGGGCGGGGACGCGGTGCCGGTGTCCCGGGTGCGTGCCCGGGCCGACGCGGTGGTGTCGTCGGCTCCGTCGGACATCGTCTTCACCTCGGGCACGACGGGGGCGCCGAAGGGCGCGGTGATCACTCATGCGCAGACGCTGCGCTGCTATGCGGTCTGGGCCGAGCTGGCGGGCCTGCGCCAGGGGGACCGCTATCTGATCGTGAACCCGTTCTTCCACACCTTCGGCTACAAGGCGGGGATCGTCGCCTGTCTGATGCGGGGCGCGACGATGGTGCCGCAGCCGGTGTTCAGCGTGGACACGGTGCTGGCGAACATCGCGTCCGAGCGGATCTCGGTCCTGCCTGGCCCGCCGACGCTCCACCAGTCCTTGCTGGACCATCCGGCCCGGGACGCCCACGACCTGTCGGCGCTGCGGCTGGTGGTCACGGGGGCGGCCGTGGTGCCGCTGCGTCTGGTGGAGCGGCTCCGGGAGGAGCTGCGCATCGGGACGGTGCTCACGGCGTACGGGCTGTCGGAGGCGTCGGGCATCGTGACGATGTGCCGGCGCGGCGACGACCCGGCCACGATCGCGTCGACGTCGGGGCGGGCCATTTCTGGCACCGAGGTGCGGGTCAAGGCCGGGCCGGGGGAGCCGGGGGAGATCCTGGTGCGCGGGCACAACGTGATGCAGGGGTACTTCGAGGATCCGGTGGCCACGGCGGAGGCGGTGGACGCGGACGGCTGGCTGCACACGGGCGACGTGGGGGTCCTCGACGCGGCGGGGAACCTGCGGATCACCGACCGGATCAAGGACATGTTCGTCGTGGGCGGCTTCAACGCCTATCCGGCGGAGATCGAGCAACTTCTGGGCCTGCACCCGGATGTGGCGGACGTGGCGGTGATCGGCGTGCCGGACGGGCGGCTGGGCGAGGTGGGGAAGGCGTACGCGGTGCGCCGGGCGGGTTCGACGCTGACGGCGGACGATCTGATCGCCTGGGCACGGAGGGAGATGGCGAACTACAAGGTGCCGCGGTCGGTGGAGTTCGTGGCGGAGCTGCCGAGGAACGCGGGTGGGAAGGTGCTGAAGACGGAACTGCGGGCGCGCGCCGAGGCGCACGCCCGCTGA